From a region of the Dictyostelium discoideum AX4 chromosome 2 chromosome, whole genome shotgun sequence genome:
- a CDS encoding hypothetical protein (Hypothetical protein yfeW precursor), with product MKYLNILLIFFIVIIGCVVSLKSPIKSKIDVPRLNNQQVRYPSDETWSEVDTFLEEAIENGTFPGCVALVGNQKGVLYASAKGSFTYGIGTPINDFKVPPMELSTLFDMASCSKVTACTTSVAQFYQRGELNLDSPITDFLGLEFGVNGKSGISVRNCLLHNSGFYPDPNPFWNTAEFNCPATEEYYPPMEFTCQSQIYQSILNQSLMNPIGSTYVYSDLNFMTLMYVVGNLAKQFNYITADQLTPGCDNGAPENAQCYYEAYVRHYVFNALNLNVTNYLPPQYLAPQCAPTENDTVYMHTTIQGVVSDGNAYALGGISGHAGVFSNVEEMWIFMYSLMFAEANSQYLNSTTVQYFTTEYNHTQSSRALGWNTNDPSVFDEGWGLACGTLSAKTWMHLGYTGTMLCGDPERELIVILLTNRVYPDPSNIKIENVRKPFSTLVQQVYDSIIN from the exons atgaaatatttaaatatacttttaatattttttattgtaattattgGTTGTGTTGTTAGtttaaaatcaccaattaaatctaaaattgatGTACCaagattaaataatcaacaagTTAGATATCCATCAGATGAAACTTGGTCAGAAGTTGATACATTTTTAGAAGAagcaattgaaaatggtacTTTTCCAGGTTGTGTTGCTTTAGTTGGTAATCAAAAAGGTGTCTTATATGCCTCTGCAAAAGGTAGTTTCACTTATGGTATTGGTACtccaattaatgattttaaagtaCCACCAATGGAATTAAGt acaTTATTTGATATGGCAAGTTGCTCAAAAGTTACAGCATGTACAACATCAGTAGCACAATTTTATCAAAGAGGTGAACTTAATTTAGATTCACCAATTACAGATTTTTTAGGATTAGAATTTGGAGTTAATGGAAAGAGTGGAATTTCAGTTAGAAATTGTTTATTACATAATTCAGGATTTTATCCAGACCCAAATCCATTTTGGAATACAGCAGAATTTAATTGTCCAGCAACCGAGGAATATTATCCACCAATGGAATTCACATGTCAAagtcaaatttatcaatcaattttaaatcaatcattaatGAACCCAATTGGTTCAACTTATGTATATAgtgatttaaatttcatGACATTAATGTATGTAGTTGGTAATTTAGCTAAACAGTTTAATTACATCACTGCGGATCAGTTAACACCAGGTTGTGATAATGGTGCACCTGAAAATGCTCAATGCTACTACGAAGCATACGTAAGACACTATGTTTTCAATgcattgaatttaaatgtCACAAATTATTTACCACCACAATATTTAGCTCCACAATGTGCACCAACTGAAAATGATACAGTTTATATGCATACCACAATTCAAGGTGTTGTTTCTGATGGTAATGCTTATGCATTAGGTGGTATCAGTGGTCATGCTGGTGTATTCTCAAATGTTGAAGAAATGTGGATTTTCATGTACTCTTTAATGTTTGCTGAAGCAAATTCTCAATATCTTAATAGTACAACTGTACAATATTTTACAACTGAATATAATCATACTCAAAGTTCAAGAGCATTAGGTTGGAATACAAATGATCCATCTGTTTTTG atgaAGGCTGGGGATTGGCTTGTGGAACATTATCAGCAAAGACATGGATGCATTTAGGTTATACCGGCACTATGTTATGTGGTGATCCTGAACGTGAACtcattgttattttattaacaaataGAGTATATCCAGACccttcaaatattaaaattgaaaatgttagAAAACCTTTCTCAACATTGGTTCAACAAGTTTATGattcaattataaattaa